A window of Lentibacillus sp. Marseille-P4043 contains these coding sequences:
- a CDS encoding DMT family transporter, with protein MKATGIGILAALFFSVTFILNRSMELEGGSWAWSASLRFLFMLPMLFIIVGYQKNIKPVIAHIKKQPVAWTIWSTVGFGLFYAPLTFATIYGPGWLVAATFQITIIAGSLLVPFLSKKKKQRIPIQSVFISLVILAGVFIMQMEHASSVSITSVILCVIPLIVSAFSYPLGNRKMMQVVNGDLNTFQRIFGMTIASMPFWIVLSIYGLATQGLPSSSQILQTFIVAVSSGIIATVLFFYATELVNHDNQKLAAVEATQSGEVVFALFGELLILNAPLPSPISFTGMALVVVGMILHSVVSAIGQRKKELSHVKVSGNN; from the coding sequence ATGAAAGCAACAGGAATTGGTATCTTGGCGGCCTTATTTTTTTCCGTAACATTTATCCTAAATCGATCAATGGAATTGGAGGGCGGAAGCTGGGCATGGAGTGCATCACTTCGCTTTCTATTTATGTTGCCAATGCTGTTCATCATCGTTGGATATCAAAAAAATATAAAACCTGTTATCGCGCACATAAAAAAGCAGCCTGTCGCATGGACCATTTGGAGCACGGTTGGGTTTGGACTGTTTTATGCACCACTTACATTTGCAACCATTTATGGCCCAGGTTGGCTTGTTGCGGCAACATTTCAAATCACAATCATCGCCGGGTCTTTGCTTGTACCATTTTTAAGTAAAAAGAAAAAACAGCGCATTCCAATTCAGAGTGTCTTCATTTCACTGGTTATACTAGCAGGAGTCTTTATTATGCAGATGGAACACGCATCTTCTGTCTCGATAACAAGCGTTATACTGTGTGTCATCCCTTTAATCGTTTCTGCGTTTAGTTATCCACTTGGCAATCGGAAAATGATGCAGGTCGTAAACGGTGATTTAAATACATTTCAACGGATTTTTGGTATGACAATTGCAAGCATGCCATTTTGGATTGTGTTATCGATCTATGGGTTGGCTACCCAAGGACTACCGAGCTCAAGCCAAATTTTACAAACGTTTATTGTGGCAGTGTCTTCTGGAATCATCGCTACGGTACTATTTTTCTATGCAACGGAACTGGTCAACCATGATAATCAAAAACTAGCTGCTGTTGAAGCGACACAATCTGGTGAAGTTGTTTTTGCCTTATTTGGAGAGTTACTCATCTTGAATGCACCACTGCCAAGCCCAATCTCATTTACCGGGATGGCACTAGTGGTTGTAGGAATGATTTTACATAGTGTTGTATCTGCAATAGGACAACGAAAAAAGGAACTTAGTCACGTGAAAGTATCAGGAAATAATTAA
- a CDS encoding VOC family protein: MSFQIDKIDHVQLAAPIGGEDHARTFFQGLLGFQEVAKPKSLQKRGGVWFQLGSIHLHIGVEKDFRPAEKAHPAFQVEDIEALKTYLRMCNVTFTEDENLPKANRFYLYDPFGNRLEFLEWLD, from the coding sequence ATGTCGTTTCAAATTGATAAAATTGACCATGTACAGCTTGCAGCACCAATTGGCGGGGAAGACCATGCGAGAACGTTTTTCCAAGGATTGTTGGGCTTTCAGGAAGTAGCCAAACCGAAGTCATTACAAAAACGTGGAGGAGTTTGGTTCCAACTAGGTTCCATCCACTTACACATTGGCGTTGAAAAAGATTTTCGACCTGCTGAGAAAGCACATCCAGCATTTCAGGTTGAGGATATTGAGGCGTTGAAAACGTATTTGCGTATGTGTAATGTGACATTTACGGAGGATGAAAACCTTCCAAAAGCGAATCGGTTCTACCTTTATGATCCATTTGGGAATCGGTTGGAATTTTTGGAATGGCTGGATTAA
- a CDS encoding sporulation protein: MDHTLDYLRESLSNYIENDLCQQIYEKVESRNYSSEEEFVRDLDDDEMSYLNAMLEREINYAKNVQNDSRVKELNEVYELLVL, from the coding sequence ATCGATCATACATTAGATTACTTACGTGAATCGTTATCAAACTATATTGAAAATGATCTATGTCAACAAATTTATGAAAAAGTGGAATCAAGGAATTATAGTAGCGAAGAAGAGTTTGTGCGTGATTTGGATGATGATGAAATGTCCTATTTAAATGCGATGTTGGAAAGGGAAATAAATTACGCAAAAAATGTCCAAAATGATAGCAGGGTAAAGGAACTGAATGAGGTCTATGAATTGTTAGTACTTTAA
- the sspL gene encoding small, acid-soluble spore protein L, which yields MSEKENNWKKRRPDSSVNPQGLTEDEANQRPKSQLEQRAKKRNTKI from the coding sequence ATGAGTGAAAAAGAAAATAATTGGAAGAAGCGTAGACCGGATTCTAGTGTTAATCCACAGGGTCTAACGGAGGATGAAGCAAATCAAAGGCCAAAATCGCAACTGGAACAACGGGCTAAAAAGCGAAACACAAAAATTTAA
- the ltrA gene encoding group II intron reverse transcriptase/maturase has protein sequence METKLTRIAELAKADHDMVFTSLAHLLNKDYLKQCHRELPSGKATGINGITKEDYGKDLNENIEGLVERLKKKAYRPVPVKRTYINKPGTKKKRPLGIPDHEDKVVQRGLAKILNAIYENDFLDSSFGFRPSRSCHDALKILNMYIEKRKTNYVVDADIKGFFDNVDHEWMMKFLKHRINDPSLLRIIARFLKGGYMEEGKYFDIDKGTPQGGVISPILANVYLHYVLDLWFEKAVRKKCKGQAYMVRYADDFVCCFQYKSDAEAFYSALIKRLQKFNLEVAKDKTKIITFGRFVEKDGQGKPPTFDFLGFTHYCSKSQKGKFRVKRKSNRKKVNNKLKNHKEWLKTHRNMDIKVIMDRLKRSLNGYYNYYCITDNLLAVENFLDRVKQILFKWMNRRSQRKSFSWDKFILFLRRYPLPRPKIKVNIYELKKDINYIL, from the coding sequence ATGGAAACGAAACTAACAAGGATAGCAGAATTAGCGAAAGCAGATCATGATATGGTTTTCACTTCTCTGGCACATCTACTTAACAAGGATTATCTCAAACAATGCCATCGTGAACTTCCAAGTGGTAAAGCAACAGGTATAAACGGTATCACCAAGGAGGACTATGGTAAAGACCTTAACGAAAACATTGAAGGTTTAGTGGAACGTCTCAAAAAGAAGGCTTATCGACCAGTCCCGGTCAAACGGACTTATATCAATAAGCCAGGAACAAAGAAGAAAAGACCATTAGGCATTCCCGACCACGAGGATAAAGTTGTACAACGGGGGTTAGCGAAAATTCTTAACGCTATCTATGAGAATGATTTTCTCGACTCCTCTTTTGGCTTTCGACCATCTAGAAGCTGTCATGATGCACTGAAGATACTTAATATGTATATCGAGAAGCGTAAAACAAATTACGTTGTCGATGCCGATATTAAGGGTTTCTTTGATAATGTTGACCATGAATGGATGATGAAATTCCTCAAGCATCGTATCAACGACCCAAGCCTTCTAAGAATTATCGCGAGATTTCTAAAAGGCGGATACATGGAGGAAGGTAAATACTTTGATATAGACAAAGGAACACCTCAAGGGGGTGTCATTTCACCTATTCTAGCTAATGTGTATCTGCACTATGTCTTAGACTTATGGTTTGAGAAGGCGGTTAGAAAGAAATGTAAAGGTCAAGCTTATATGGTTCGATATGCAGACGACTTTGTGTGTTGCTTTCAATACAAAAGTGATGCCGAAGCCTTCTATTCAGCTCTTATCAAACGACTGCAAAAGTTTAATCTTGAAGTTGCAAAGGATAAAACGAAAATCATTACCTTTGGACGGTTCGTTGAAAAAGATGGGCAAGGCAAACCACCAACATTCGACTTCTTGGGCTTTACTCACTACTGTAGCAAAAGCCAGAAAGGGAAGTTTCGTGTTAAACGAAAAAGCAATCGAAAGAAAGTAAATAACAAGCTAAAGAACCATAAGGAATGGCTCAAAACTCATCGAAACATGGATATTAAAGTCATCATGGATAGATTAAAACGGTCACTCAATGGTTATTACAATTACTATTGTATCACGGACAATTTACTAGCTGTGGAAAACTTTCTTGATCGTGTTAAGCAGATATTGTTTAAGTGGATGAACCGAAGAAGTCAACGGAAATCTTTTAGCTGGGATAAATTTATCTTATTTCTTAGAAGATATCCGTTACCTAGACCAAAGATTAAAGTGAACATATATGAACTAAAGAAAGACATTAACTATATTCTGTGA
- a CDS encoding hemerythrin domain-containing protein → MAKRNKGIKRHESLYPLSHHHHHALVLALKLKRIGTEKSELTENELKSELERFWEKDGNQHFRDEEEILLPVYVQYTSIEQPEITEMLLEHVTIRSHVHQILTYEDNLVSLMNNLGELLDTHIRKEERVLFPMIEAALPEHELQKLKPYLHIDD, encoded by the coding sequence ATGGCTAAACGCAATAAAGGGATTAAGCGGCACGAATCGTTATACCCACTTTCACACCACCATCATCATGCATTAGTTTTAGCATTAAAATTAAAACGAATCGGAACAGAAAAAAGTGAGTTGACTGAGAATGAATTGAAAAGTGAGCTTGAGCGTTTTTGGGAAAAGGATGGTAACCAGCATTTTCGGGATGAAGAGGAGATTCTGCTACCTGTCTATGTACAATATACATCTATTGAGCAGCCTGAAATAACCGAAATGTTATTGGAACATGTAACCATTCGATCACATGTACATCAAATCCTTACATATGAAGATAATCTCGTTTCCTTAATGAATAACCTTGGCGAGCTTTTAGATACACACATTAGAAAAGAAGAGCGTGTTCTCTTTCCCATGATAGAAGCGGCATTACCGGAACATGAACTACAAAAATTAAAACCTTATTTACATATTGATGATTAA
- a CDS encoding Uma2 family endonuclease, whose product MSLPEEKKVSVETFYKMREETDHLLEFADGIVFMSPSPSTRHQQVSTRLLAKLFNFLDGGKCQVFGAPYDIHLYRDDLDDTKIFIPDLSVICDVEGLEENRFVGVPKMIAEILSPSNQSHDLVTKMEAYMKYGVKEYWVVNPMLNAIQVYALTDEQVYQQVDILKGKGVIQSTVLKGFQVDLEEIFQ is encoded by the coding sequence ATGAGTCTTCCCGAGGAAAAGAAAGTAAGTGTCGAAACCTTTTATAAAATGCGAGAAGAGACAGATCACTTATTGGAATTTGCTGATGGAATTGTTTTTATGTCACCATCTCCTTCAACGCGTCATCAACAGGTTTCCACCAGGCTACTGGCAAAATTGTTTAATTTTCTTGACGGCGGAAAATGCCAAGTTTTCGGTGCCCCTTATGATATTCATCTGTATAGGGATGACCTAGACGATACGAAAATATTCATACCGGATTTATCCGTTATTTGTGATGTTGAAGGACTGGAAGAAAATAGGTTTGTCGGCGTGCCTAAAATGATTGCTGAAATTCTTAGTCCATCTAACCAAAGTCATGATCTTGTAACAAAAATGGAAGCTTATATGAAATACGGTGTGAAAGAATATTGGGTAGTCAACCCGATGCTAAATGCGATTCAAGTATATGCTTTAACGGATGAACAAGTTTATCAACAAGTAGACATATTGAAGGGTAAAGGTGTAATTCAATCTACTGTATTGAAAGGGTTTCAGGTTGATTTGGAAGAAATTTTTCAATAA
- a CDS encoding PaaI family thioesterase, whose translation MRKKIDEYQIHEKHYEEIYKQVKNDPYAQALGIELTKFAAGFAEAMLEVKSHMVNAYGTVHGAVIYALADHAFSAACNAYGKTSVGLSTTIQFIEAAKPGDKIVACATEIRRNFRTGFYRIDILHKDNLIATMDAVSYRKDRYFVEIDRED comes from the coding sequence GTGAGGAAGAAAATTGATGAATATCAAATTCATGAAAAACACTACGAAGAAATTTACAAACAAGTAAAAAACGATCCGTATGCACAAGCTTTAGGAATTGAGTTAACAAAATTTGCGGCCGGGTTTGCAGAAGCAATGCTAGAAGTGAAGAGTCATATGGTGAATGCATATGGAACTGTTCATGGAGCAGTTATATATGCTTTAGCAGATCATGCTTTTTCAGCAGCCTGTAATGCTTATGGAAAAACTTCAGTAGGACTCTCGACAACAATCCAGTTTATCGAAGCAGCTAAACCAGGCGATAAAATAGTTGCCTGTGCAACAGAAATAAGACGAAATTTCCGTACTGGCTTTTATAGAATTGACATACTTCATAAGGATAATCTTATAGCAACCATGGACGCAGTATCTTACCGAAAGGATCGTTATTTTGTTGAAATTGATAGAGAAGATTAA
- a CDS encoding acyl-CoA synthetase, producing the protein MNSKVNDELTSLLQRARRNTLGDLLARTRDRTPEKLAIKYEDEHLTYAELDDLVNQTARAFLQKGMQKGEMITVMSKNSLDFVVVNFALARIGAVMIPINYMLTEEDIQYIVEHAEVTGFIASAEYAPVLDKASGRANIAHRYLMDLPAAYVPINELSSWQLLSAIRDGMPTDFVDADITDDTLAHVLYTSGTESRPKGVMLSHKSLVSEYVSCIVDGKMEARDIAIHALPLYHSAQLHVFLGPSVYVGSSGIVLGAASPELILQTIEEEGATQLFAPPTVWIALLRHPDFEKRDLSTLEKCYYGAAIMPREILKELAERLPNARFWNFYGQTEVAPLATALQPEDQLRKLGSAGTASLNVQTKIVDENDKEVARGEIGEIVHRTPHAMKGYLHDPEKTTEAFRGGWFHSGDLGVMDEDGYVTIIDRKKDMINTGGVNVSSREVEEMIYQLEGVSEVAVVGIPDAYWIEAVTAIIVPKAGANLTKETVLEFCKANLSTFKAPKYVDFAETLPKNPSGKVLKRSLRDQYDGLGSK; encoded by the coding sequence ATGAATTCAAAAGTAAATGATGAGCTCACAAGTCTGTTGCAACGTGCGAGAAGGAACACATTGGGAGATCTGTTGGCAAGAACGCGGGATCGGACACCGGAAAAGCTTGCGATTAAATATGAGGATGAGCATTTGACGTATGCGGAATTGGATGATCTGGTAAATCAAACAGCACGGGCCTTTTTACAAAAAGGGATGCAAAAAGGGGAAATGATTACGGTTATGTCCAAAAACAGTTTGGACTTCGTTGTCGTCAATTTTGCTTTAGCGCGTATTGGAGCAGTCATGATTCCGATTAATTACATGCTGACGGAAGAGGACATTCAATATATTGTTGAACATGCCGAAGTAACTGGATTCATTGCATCGGCGGAATATGCCCCTGTACTAGACAAGGCATCGGGTAGGGCAAACATTGCTCATCGCTATTTAATGGATTTACCAGCTGCGTATGTGCCGATAAATGAACTTTCTTCTTGGCAGCTATTGTCAGCCATCCGGGATGGAATGCCAACGGATTTTGTTGATGCCGATATTACAGATGATACACTGGCTCACGTGCTATACACAAGTGGAACAGAATCCCGACCAAAAGGGGTGATGTTGTCACATAAATCGTTAGTGAGTGAATATGTCAGCTGTATTGTTGATGGAAAAATGGAAGCACGAGATATTGCCATCCATGCCCTGCCACTCTATCATAGTGCACAACTCCATGTGTTTTTAGGACCGAGTGTGTATGTAGGTTCTAGTGGAATTGTTCTTGGTGCAGCTAGCCCAGAACTTATTTTGCAAACGATTGAAGAAGAAGGAGCAACACAGCTGTTTGCACCGCCGACTGTCTGGATTGCACTTTTGCGGCATCCTGATTTTGAAAAACGTGATCTGTCGACGTTGGAGAAATGTTATTATGGTGCGGCAATTATGCCCCGGGAAATTTTAAAAGAATTGGCTGAACGCTTGCCAAATGCCCGTTTCTGGAATTTTTACGGTCAAACAGAAGTAGCGCCGCTTGCGACAGCTCTGCAGCCGGAAGATCAACTCCGCAAATTGGGTTCAGCCGGAACTGCTTCGTTAAATGTGCAAACGAAAATTGTTGACGAGAACGATAAGGAAGTAGCTCGTGGCGAGATCGGTGAAATTGTCCATCGCACCCCACACGCGATGAAAGGCTATTTACATGACCCTGAGAAAACTACTGAAGCCTTTCGTGGTGGATGGTTCCATAGTGGTGATCTCGGTGTGATGGATGAAGATGGTTATGTAACGATAATTGACCGAAAAAAAGATATGATTAATACTGGCGGCGTGAATGTTTCCAGTCGAGAAGTGGAAGAAATGATTTATCAATTGGAAGGAGTATCCGAGGTCGCTGTAGTAGGTATACCTGATGCTTACTGGATTGAGGCTGTTACAGCAATAATTGTGCCAAAAGCAGGGGCAAACCTGACAAAAGAAACAGTCCTGGAATTTTGTAAAGCCAATCTATCTACATTTAAAGCACCAAAGTATGTAGATTTTGCAGAAACCTTACCAAAAAATCCAAGTGGTAAAGTGTTGAAACGGTCATTGAGAGATCAGTATGACGGTCTTGGATCAAAATAA
- a CDS encoding M42 family metallopeptidase, with protein MDLLRELTQAQSASGYENEVRQIMQQELEQISNDILYDHTGSIYGKREGNPSGPSIMLAGHMDEVAFMVKGINQNGYLRFTPLGGWWDQVMLAQRVSVITKKKKFTGVIGSKPPHLLQPEERKKVFPMREMYIDIGAHSKEQVEKWGIRVGDPIVPICPYEMMHDNDTVLSKALDNRIGCYMAVEAAKQLSRTDHPNTVYAGANVQEEVGLRGAETSPYAVEPDVAIVLDVGVAQDTPGTSSDDVDHPELRKGPLVTFLDASMIPNIRFRDLVVNTAEKNNIPYQIEVMTGGGTDAGKIHMYKQGVPTIVIGVPIRYMHSHVSLASKQDIENGVKLLVEVIKQLNSDTYASLINYK; from the coding sequence ATGGATTTATTAAGAGAATTGACGCAAGCACAAAGCGCATCAGGTTACGAAAATGAAGTCCGCCAGATTATGCAACAAGAATTGGAGCAAATAAGCAATGACATCTTGTATGATCATACAGGAAGCATCTATGGGAAAAGGGAAGGAAATCCATCTGGACCGAGTATCATGCTTGCCGGTCACATGGATGAAGTTGCTTTTATGGTAAAAGGAATTAATCAGAACGGATACCTTCGTTTCACCCCGCTTGGAGGCTGGTGGGATCAGGTAATGCTGGCACAACGTGTATCGGTAATTACGAAAAAGAAGAAGTTTACCGGCGTAATAGGTTCAAAGCCACCACATTTACTGCAGCCCGAAGAAAGAAAAAAGGTATTTCCAATGAGAGAAATGTACATTGATATTGGCGCACACAGTAAAGAGCAGGTTGAAAAGTGGGGCATCCGAGTTGGGGATCCCATTGTACCAATTTGTCCGTATGAAATGATGCATGATAATGATACGGTTTTATCAAAGGCACTTGATAACCGAATTGGCTGCTATATGGCTGTTGAAGCCGCGAAACAACTAAGTAGAACAGACCATCCGAATACCGTTTATGCGGGTGCGAATGTACAGGAAGAAGTTGGATTACGCGGGGCTGAAACCTCACCATATGCTGTGGAACCGGACGTTGCAATTGTACTTGATGTCGGTGTTGCGCAAGATACTCCTGGCACAAGCAGTGATGATGTTGATCACCCAGAATTACGCAAGGGACCACTTGTGACTTTTCTGGATGCCTCAATGATACCGAATATTCGTTTCCGCGATTTAGTGGTTAATACGGCAGAAAAAAATAACATCCCTTATCAAATTGAGGTAATGACTGGTGGCGGAACAGATGCCGGGAAAATACATATGTACAAACAAGGCGTTCCCACCATTGTTATCGGAGTTCCAATACGCTATATGCATAGTCATGTATCACTCGCTAGCAAACAAGATATTGAAAACGGCGTAAAGCTGCTCGTTGAGGTTATTAAACAGTTAAATTCAGACACGTATGCATCACTAATAAATTATAAATGA
- a CDS encoding FAD-binding oxidoreductase — MKLFEELQQLLAPDRVTNNETILEQHSKDESYHTPHLPEIVVFPENADEVSQVIKLANKHDTAVVPFGFGSSLEGNAIPYDAGIVLDFSMMNKVLEIREDDFLVKVQPGVTRSQLDKELKKYGLFFSVDPGADATLGGMAATNASGTTAVRYGIMRDQVRDLEVVLADGSIIHTGNLAAKSSSGYHLNGLFVGSEGTLGCFTELTLKVYGIPEHVMAARASFASVDNAVEAVIAILQAGIPVARVELADEQSIKQMNLFSDTNYKEVPTLFLEFHGNEAGLNQDVEFTKEIVYDRNCQDIEFETDTAGRNRLWEARHNVAYAYIHGHPGKKQMVTDVCLPISELAGAIKDARIAVEQSGLEGGIVGHVGDGNYHILLMVDVNDPKDIEKATAVNEHIVDYALARGGTCTGEHGVGVGKQKYQQKEHGQSLDVMRKIKQALDPAGVFNPNKVIGTRPPVR, encoded by the coding sequence TTGAAACTATTCGAAGAACTGCAGCAATTATTAGCGCCTGATCGGGTGACAAACAATGAAACGATTTTAGAACAGCATAGCAAGGATGAATCCTATCATACACCACATTTACCGGAAATCGTTGTGTTCCCGGAAAACGCAGATGAAGTCAGTCAAGTTATCAAACTAGCAAACAAGCATGATACAGCTGTTGTACCGTTTGGGTTTGGTTCAAGTTTGGAAGGCAATGCGATCCCGTATGATGCAGGAATCGTACTAGATTTTTCGATGATGAACAAAGTGCTTGAGATAAGAGAGGATGATTTTCTTGTCAAGGTACAGCCTGGTGTTACTCGCTCACAACTAGACAAAGAACTTAAAAAGTATGGCTTATTTTTCTCGGTCGATCCTGGAGCTGATGCTACACTTGGTGGGATGGCCGCAACGAATGCAAGTGGAACGACTGCGGTCAGATATGGTATCATGCGGGATCAAGTTCGTGACTTGGAAGTTGTTCTTGCTGATGGTTCCATTATTCATACAGGTAATTTAGCTGCAAAGTCATCCTCAGGTTATCATTTGAACGGTCTTTTCGTCGGTTCGGAAGGGACGTTAGGCTGTTTTACCGAATTAACGTTAAAGGTTTATGGAATTCCTGAACATGTCATGGCTGCAAGGGCTTCTTTTGCCAGTGTTGATAATGCAGTTGAAGCGGTGATTGCCATTTTACAAGCTGGTATTCCGGTAGCAAGAGTCGAACTTGCCGATGAGCAATCAATCAAGCAAATGAATCTTTTTAGTGACACGAATTATAAAGAAGTACCTACATTATTTTTAGAGTTTCATGGGAATGAAGCGGGACTTAACCAAGATGTGGAATTCACCAAAGAGATTGTATATGATCGTAACTGTCAGGATATAGAATTTGAAACGGATACTGCGGGCAGAAATCGTCTCTGGGAAGCTCGCCATAATGTAGCATATGCTTATATTCATGGTCATCCAGGAAAGAAACAGATGGTAACGGACGTCTGTCTACCAATCTCTGAGTTAGCGGGTGCGATAAAAGACGCTAGAATTGCAGTTGAACAATCAGGGCTTGAAGGTGGAATCGTCGGTCATGTTGGTGACGGTAACTATCATATCCTTTTGATGGTTGATGTGAATGATCCAAAAGATATTGAAAAAGCAACTGCTGTAAATGAACACATCGTTGATTATGCCCTTGCTAGAGGTGGCACATGTACTGGTGAACATGGCGTTGGTGTCGGTAAGCAAAAATATCAGCAAAAGGAACATGGCCAATCACTTGATGTCATGCGGAAAATTAAACAAGCGTTAGATCCAGCCGGTGTGTTCAATCCGAATAAAGTTATCGGGACTCGTCCTCCTGTCCGCTAA
- a CDS encoding halocarboxylic acid dehydrogenase DehI family protein: protein MPYDYGVPEIYEFDAKGNLNHLYHDIQFVLKVPVVNFIFRTLALYETFLSIAWGQVRPNMLTNEMEAAARQLRYPNLTVDVPKINWNYVYDLSTIERIKRVIFTFNYVNPKLLLIACSWAESLSNRPIRGSQNYSELNKPGVIEGLPKIHLVNLNDTDFYVQRLLADIMKTHHAYDAASDYRALANYPEFLSESWKGLKPYVGSNEYNLQKANLKTEAIELVHDRMAFPVTVNPDSLHRIYNSEDIAGIMAIVSMFQNLLPSLIIEGEYFRRMID from the coding sequence ATGCCATATGATTATGGGGTACCGGAAATTTACGAATTTGATGCAAAGGGTAATCTGAATCATCTGTACCATGATATTCAGTTTGTTTTAAAAGTTCCAGTTGTTAATTTTATTTTTAGAACGTTGGCCCTTTATGAAACGTTTTTAAGTATTGCTTGGGGCCAAGTACGTCCCAATATGCTGACAAACGAGATGGAAGCAGCAGCGAGACAGCTTAGGTACCCAAATTTAACTGTTGATGTGCCAAAAATAAATTGGAATTATGTATATGATTTATCAACAATTGAACGGATCAAGCGGGTTATTTTTACATTCAATTATGTCAATCCAAAACTGTTATTGATAGCTTGTTCCTGGGCGGAGAGTTTGAGTAATCGACCGATACGGGGCAGTCAGAATTATAGTGAATTGAATAAACCTGGAGTAATAGAAGGGTTACCGAAAATTCATCTCGTAAATCTGAACGATACAGATTTTTATGTGCAACGTCTACTCGCAGATATTATGAAAACACATCATGCATATGATGCGGCAAGTGATTATCGTGCGCTAGCAAATTATCCGGAATTTTTGTCGGAAAGCTGGAAAGGTCTGAAGCCATATGTTGGGTCAAACGAATACAACTTGCAAAAAGCGAATCTGAAAACAGAGGCGATTGAACTTGTCCATGATCGAATGGCATTTCCGGTTACAGTAAATCCGGATTCATTACATCGAATATATAATTCCGAGGACATAGCTGGGATTATGGCGATTGTTTCCATGTTTCAAAACCTCCTTCCTTCTCTAATTATTGAAGGGGAATATTTTAGGCGAATGATAGATTAA
- a CDS encoding spore coat protein, whose translation MESSRKNEPKHLAWHETLEIHELVAFQSIGLMKLKNSVGDVKDDMLHNLYVQCIKDYENNIKELIQFYSLAPRDDEEESEARNLGKGFYAGDLLILSKTAVKAYAAAITETATPVLRETLTKHLQKAIQAHAKIFSYMYDKGLYPAYNLEKLLKNDLKNAHMALEMHYK comes from the coding sequence ATGGAATCATCACGTAAGAACGAACCTAAGCACCTTGCCTGGCATGAAACATTGGAAATACATGAACTTGTAGCTTTTCAATCGATTGGTTTAATGAAATTAAAAAATTCTGTAGGGGACGTGAAGGATGATATGCTCCACAACCTTTATGTCCAATGCATTAAAGATTATGAAAATAACATCAAGGAGTTAATACAATTTTATTCATTGGCACCTCGGGATGATGAGGAAGAATCAGAAGCTCGAAATTTAGGCAAGGGTTTCTACGCTGGGGATTTGTTAATTTTATCTAAAACTGCTGTAAAAGCGTATGCAGCAGCAATAACTGAGACTGCTACACCGGTGTTACGAGAAACATTAACAAAACATTTACAAAAGGCAATCCAAGCGCATGCAAAAATCTTTTCTTATATGTATGATAAAGGACTCTATCCAGCGTATAATCTGGAAAAGCTACTGAAAAATGACCTAAAAAATGCACATATGGCTTTAGAAATGCACTACAAATAA